The stretch of DNA TGGCGTCGATGCACGCGGCCGTCCTGCGCCCGGAGATCTTCTGCGAGGAGATGCCCGCGCCGCAGCGGATCGCGCCGTACGCGAGTGCTCTGTCGGCGGACGTGACGGTCGACACCGGCGCCAACGAGCCGGCGGACCTCGGCACCGGCCGGCTGATCCTGCTGCACGACCCCGAGGGCAACGAGGCGTGGGGTGGGGGCACCTTCCGCTGCGTGCTCTACACCCGCGCGGAGGTCGAGGTCGACCTGATCAGCGATCCGATGCTCGGCGAGGTGGGCTGGTCCTGGCTGACCGAGGCGCTGGAGTCCCACGAGGCCGACTACCTGGCCGCCTCCGGTTCGGTGACCCGGGTCGCGACGGAGAGCTTCGGTGGCATGGCCGAGGAGGCGGCGACCGCGCAGGTGGAGATCCGGGCGTCGTGGACGCCCCGCGCCGACGAGAACGGGTACGTCGACGTCCGGCCGCACGTCGAGGCATGGGCCGAGCTGATGTGCACCGCCGTGGGCCTGCCGCCCGTCCCCGAAGGGGTAGCGGTGATCCCGAGCCGGCGTGGGCAGCGAGGGCCTGCGTGACGGAGAAGGCGGAACCGACGCCGGACGGCACCACCGACAGCAGCGCCGAGAGCACCACCGATGCCGGGGCAGGGACCGGGACCGGCGAGGAGCAGGACGCCGCTGCGCAGTCGCCGCTGCTGACTCTGCGCGACGGCCTGCCTGCTGTCACCGACACCGACGCCGGCCTGCTCGAGGCCGCCGCCGCGATCGCCGCCGGCACCGGCCCGGTCGGCGTCGACGCCGAGCGTGCCTCCGGGTACCGCTACAGCAACCGCGCCTACCTCATCCAGCTGCGTCGGGAGGGCTCGGGCACCTGGCTCATCGACCCGATCGGTCTGACCACCCTCGAGCCGTTGGCCGAGGCGCTGGCCGGGACGGAGTGGATCCTGCACGCCGCCACCCAGGACCTGCCCTGCCTGGCCGAGGTGGGGCTTCGACCTTCGGCCCTGTTCGACACCGAGCTGGCCGGCCGCCTGCTGGGCTATCCGCGCGTGGGTCTGGCCACGCTGGTGGAGACGGTGCTCGGCTTCCACCTGCTCAAGGAGCACTCGGCGGCCGACTGGTCGACCCGGCCGCTTCCGGCCTCCTGGCTGGAGTACGCGGCCCTGGACGTCGAGGTGCTGGTCGAGCTGCGCGCGGCGCTCCTCGACCAGCTCGAGGCCGCCGGCAAGGCGGAGTGGGCACGCCAGGAGTTCGAGGCCGAGCGGTCCTTCGAGCCGACCCCGCGGACCGAGGCCTGGCGCCGCACCTCCGGGATGCACCGCATCCGCGGCCGGCGCGAGCTGGCACTGGTCCGGGCGCTGTGGGAGACCCGCGACGAGATCGCCCAGCAGCGCGACGTCACGCCGGGCCGGATCATTCCCGACGCCGCCATCGTGGCGGCGGCGGCCGCGGCTCCCACCGACCGCGCCACCCTGCTGGGCACGAAGGGCTTCCACGGCCGTGGCGCGGAGCGCTACTCCTCGCGGTGGATCGCCGCCATCAAGGCGGCGCTCGCGCTCAGCGACGAGGAGCTCCCCGCCCGCAACCCCCGCGGCGACAACTCGCCCCCGCCGCCGCGCGCGTGGGCGGAGAAGGACCCGGTCGCCGCCCGCCGGCTGACCCTGGCCCGTGACGCTATCGCGCAGCTGGCCGAGGAGAAGAGCGTCCCCCTGGAGAACCTGCTCACTCCCGACTACCTGCGCCGGGTGATGTGGACGCCGCCGGCGACCCGTGACCCGGGCACGCTGCTCGACGAGATGGCCACCCAACTCTCGACGTACGGCGCCCGCGGGTGGCAGATCGCGCTCACGGCGCCGCTGCTGGTCGACGCGGTGCTCGGGGCCGAGCGGGACTAGCGTCGTTCGACCCGCGAGGGTCGCGCCCGGCTCAGGAGCCGCCCGACCCCGTCGCCGTCGCGGACGCCGAAGGGCTCGGGCTGAGCGAGGCGTTGAGCGCCTCGAAGATCGGCTTGCTGGTGGCGTCGATCTGCGCCGTGGTGCCGCCGACGTCCGCGGCCGGCTTGAGCAGCTGCGCGACCAGCCCACCCACCTGGCCGTCGAGCGTCACGAGGGTCGCGGACGGGATCGGCAGGATGTGCATCGAGCGCGTGTTGTTCACGAAGACCTTCGCGTGCAGAGGCTGCTGGGTCGGCTGCAGGAAGTCGTCCGACATCGCGACCTCGGTGTTGACCGGGACGATGAAGCCCGACTGGGCGACCAGCGACACCGCCGGCTTGGAGACCAGGTAGGCCAGCAGGTCGGCGGCCGCCTGGGTCTGCTTGGTGTGCGCGCTCAGGCACAGGCCGCTGTAGTCGCCGATCGTGGTCGTGCCGGAGACCGACGGCAGCGAGATGACGTCCCAGTGCAGGCCTGGCTGCTTGCGCAGCTCGGGCACCAGCGAGCGGTCACCGACGAGCATGCCGAGCTTGCCCCGCTCGAACCACTGCAGCGGGGAGTGCTTCTTCAGCTGCTTCGCGCTCAGCATGGCGCCGTGGCCGCTGAGCACGGGCAGGAGCTGGTCCCAGGTGCTCTGGTTGCTGGGGTCGGAGAACGCCAGCGAGGTCGGCTTCGACTCGTCGTCGACGACCTTGCCCTTGCCGGAGTAGAGGTACGGCGCGAGCCCCTCCACCGACGTCGGCAGCGAGAGGGCCCGCTCGCCCGTCGCCGGTCGCGACGCCCACTCCACGGCCGCCGCGAAGGTGGGCACGGTCCAGCGACCGCTGTCGAGGTTGCCCGGCGTGGCCAGGCCCTCGGCCTTCATGGTCGTGAAGTCGATGAGGTCGGTGTTGTAGTAGATCACCTGCGGGGTCGCGGCGTACGGCATGCAGGTCAGGTGCCGGTCGGCCGAGAAGGCCTCCAGCGCCTCGCGCGAGTAGGCGTCACCGAGGTCGACGTTGCGCGCGGCGAGCAGCTCGTCGACCGGGGAGATGAGCTTGTCCTGCTCCAGCACGTCCAGGTCACCGCGACCGGCGAGGAAGACGTCGGGTGCCGGCTTGCCGGCGGCGAGATCGGTCATCATGGCGGCGGCGGTCGGCCAGGTCTCGAGGGTGAGGGTCACCGACTGCTGGGCGGCGTCGTAGTTGTCGACGGCCTGCTTGTAAGCGGCGATCTCGTCGGCGGTTCCGTAGAACCCGACGGTCAAGGCCGTCGGCTCGGCGCTGGCAGTGGCCGAGGGCCGCGGGGCGTGACTCCGCTTGGCGGGGTGGTCGCCCCCGCCACACCCACTGAGGACGAGCGCTCCGATCACCGCGATCGCGCCAGCGACCGTCCGCACCGACCTCAACCCGAGCCTCCCCTTCGCCATCCGCTACGGCCGGTTCACTGTAGCGGGCCGACCTGAGCGGAGCCTGTCGGCGAGGACGTGGGGATGGTCACCACGACGATGATGAACACGCCGGACCGGGAGCGCCTCACGGCGCGTGGCCGCTCGCAGCGGCTTATTTTGGGACCCGGGGCTGCCACGGCCCGACGTGCTCGTTGTCCATTTTAACGGCTCCTCCCCAACGATGCGCACTTCTGCACCGGCTCGTTCGATCAGTGCAGGTCAGCGCGGCAGATCCCGGCGAGCGACTCAGTGCAGCCGGCCCTCGAGCTCGAGATGACCGGCCGCCTCGAGCTGCTCGGAGAGCACCAGGGTGTGACGCACCTCGACCGGATCGTGCTCCAGCGCGGCCCGGCCGGTCGCGATCACCCGGGCGAAGGCTGCCGCCCGCAGCAGGACGTCGGCGAAGTCGCTCGTGGCGATACCGCGCAGCACCTGGTCGACCAGGGCCTTCAGCTCCTCGGGCCCGGGCGGCTCGGCCACGCCCGCGACCACCCGCGCGACCGGCGCCCCGCGGCGCCCGACGTCGAACTGCCGCGCCAGCTCGTGCGGCTCGCCGTACACCCAGCTGCGCAGCAGGAACAGCCGCCACAGGCACCCTGCCAGCGAGTCGGCGGGCGAGCCCGACCACACCTCGGCGATGGTCTCGATTCCTTCGGTGTCCGCCAGGTGCAGCAGCCGTTCGGCGACAGCCGGATCGTCGCTGGTGCGGGCGCCTCGCACCAGCAGCGTCGCGGCGCGGTCGGCGGCCTCGCGGACCTGGATCGGGTCGACGCCACCGGCGACGGCCTCGAGGAACCGGTCGCCCGGCTTCATCGGGCGGTGATGGGGTCGGTCGGAGCTCACCCCAGCATTTTACGAATGCGCTGGTCACTGACCGTCTGGGCGGTGCCCAGGTGCTGCGCCCACAGCTGCACCCGGTACTCCTCCAGCATCCACCGCACCTGGCGCAGCCGCTCCCCCGGCGGCCGCCCGGGCGGCAGCGCCGCGATCTGGTGCAGGTAGTGCTCCTGCAGGTCGCTGATCCGATCCTGCAGCTGGCGGTCGGCGTTGACCCCCTTGTTGGGCCCGGCCGCGTCGAGCTTGCGACGGCGCTCCACGATCGCGGCCAGGTAGGTCGGGTAGCGCCGCAGCTGGGTCACGCCGGCCGCACGGATGAAGCCTCCCCCGGATCCGGTCGAGCCCATCAGCCTGCCGAGCTGGTCCCTCATGTCGGTCAGCGCCGGCAGCTGGTACATGTCGGCACGGCCGCTGAGCTCCTTGTCCGTCTCCCGCCAGGCGGCCAGGGCCCGGAGGGCGTCGCCCAGCACGGCCGCGACCGCGGCCTCGTGCTCGGCAGGCGTGCCGAGGGCCGCGCGGAGCTCGTCGAAGGCCTCCCGGGTCATGGCGCGCGGCCGCGCGTCGACCACCTGCTGCACCACCGCCGCCCGGCAGTCCTCGACCAGCGCCTGGGTGGTCGCGTACGGCGTGGAGGCCAGCGCCAGCTTGTCCTGCAGCGACAGCGCGTCGATCACCCGCCTGGTCGGGTCGGCGGTGCCGAGCAGGAGCAGTCGCGTCGTACCGAGCCGGTGTCGCGCCTCGGCCTCCTCCAGGGAGCCGCAGACGACGACACCCGCGGCCGCGCCCTCGTCCTGCAGGGCGGGGTAGACGGTGACCTCGTGCCCGGCCCGCTTCTCGGTGACGGTGGCCGGCAGGTCGCCGAGCACCCAGTCGGTCAGGCCGGTGCGAGTCAGGCCGGCGTCCGCTGCGACCTCGGCGATCGCCTGCCGGAACTCGCCGGCCAGGGGCGCCTTCAGCGCGGCCAGGTCCTTGCCGCGGGCCCGCTCACGGCCCGCCTCGTCCACGACGCGGTACGTCGGACGCAGGTGTTCGGGGACCCTGGCCCAGTCCCACGCCTCGCGCGGGATGTGCACCCCGGCCGTCGCCCGTCCCCAGCGCTCCAGGGCGTCCAGCAGCGGCTCCTCCCCCGGCGGCGTCTCGGCGAGGAACTGGCGGGCCCTGTCGGGCGCCGGCACGAAGCTGGTACGCAGGGCCTTGGGAAGGCTGCGGATCAGCGCCGTGACCAGCTCCTCGCGCAACCCCGGGACGTTCCAGGAGAAGTCGTCGTCGCCGACCCGATTCAGGGTGGCGACCGGGACGTCGATCGTCAGGCCGTCCTCGGCCGAGCCGGGCTCGAAGTGGTAGCCGAGGGAGAACGTCAGCGGCCCCGACTCCCAGGTGGTGGGGAACTCCTCGGCGGAGACCTCCACCTCCCGGGTGAGCATGTCGAGGTCGAAGGTGAGCAGGCTCTTGTCGCGCTGCTGCTTCCACCAGCGGTCGAAGTGCGCCCCGCTGACGATGTTCTCGGGCAGCCGGGCGTCGTAGAAGTCGAAGAGGGTCTGCTCGTCGACGACGATGTCGCGTCGCCGGGCGCGGTGCTCGAGCTCGCGCGCCTCGTCCAGCAACGCCGCGTTCTCGCGCAGGAAGCGGTGGTGGCCCGAGGGCCCGGCGCCGTGCCACTCGCCGTAGACCAGCGCGTGCCGGATGAACAGCTCGCGCGCGAGCTCCTGGTCGATCCGGCCGTAGTTGACCAGACGGTCCGCCACGAGCGGCACGCCGTACAGCGTCACCCGCTCGCGCGCCATCACGGCGGCTCGCTTGCGCGACCAGTGCGGCTCGGAGTAGGTCCGCTTGACCAGGTCGCCGGCCAGCCGCTCGGCCCACTCGGGCTTGATCTCGGCGTTCTGCCGGGCCCACAGCCGGGAGGTCTCGACCAGTTCGCCGGCCATCACGAACTGCGGGTTCTTCCGGTGCAGGACGCTGCCGGGGAAGATCGCGAACCGGGTGTTGCGCGCGCCCAGGTACTCCCGCTGCGGTCGGCGGGCCGGGCGAGCTGCGCCCGCCTTCGCGCCCTGAGCGGGTCGCGCCGGCTCGCGTTCCTCGAGCAGCCCGATGTGGCTCAGCAGACCCGAGAGCAGCGCCTGGTGGATGCCGTCCGCGTCCGGGGCGTCGGCGGGCTGCCCGAGCTGGATCCCCATCTCCTTGGCGACCTGGCGCAGCTGCGACTCGAACTCCTGCCACTCCCGCACCCGCAGGTAGTTGAGGAACTCGCGTCGGCACATCCGGCGGAAGGCGCTGGAGGAGAGCTCGCGCTGCTGCTCGCGCAGGTAGCGCCACAGCTGGAGCCAGGTCAGGAAGTCACTGCGCTCGTGCTTGAACCGGGCGTGCAGCTGGTCGGCCTGGGCCTGCTCCTGGGGGTGGTCCTGGCCCGGCCGCTCGCGCGGATCCTGGAGGCTGAGCGCGGCGGCGATCACGATCACCTCGCGGACGCAGCCGAGCCGCTCGGCCTCCAGCACCATCCGGGCCAGCCGCGGATCGATCGGCAGCCGCGCGAGCCGCCTGCCCACCTGCGTGAGTCGCGGATGGCGCCGCGCGGAGTCGGGCTTCGCGCGGTCCTGCTGGGCAGGTCCGAGCGCGCCGAGCTCCTCCAGGAGCTGTACGCCGGCGGCGACGTTGCGACCGTCCGGCGGCTCCACGAAGGGGAACCGGGCGATCTCGCCCAGCCCCAACGAGGCCATCTGCAAGATGACCGAGGCCAGGTTGGTGCGCAGGATCTCCGGGTCGGTGAACTCGGGGCGGCCCTCGAAGTCCTCCTCGGAGTAGAGCCGGATCGCGATGCCTGCCTCGACCCGACCGCACCGGCCGCTGCGCTGGTTGGCGCTGGCCTGCGAGATCGGCTCGATCGGCAGCCGCTGCACCTTGCTGCGGGCCGAGTAGCGGCTGATCCGCGCCACCCCGGTGTCCACGACGTACCTGATCCCTGGCACCGTCAGCGAGGTCTCGGCCACGTTCGTGGCGAGGACGACCCGCCGCCCCGGGTGTGGCTGGAAGACCCGGTGCTGCTCGGCCGCGGAGAGGCGGGAGTAGAGCGGCACGACCTCGACGCCCCCGCCGCGGGTCGAGCGGGTCAGGTCGGCCAGGGCGTCGGCGGTGTCGCGGATCTCGCGCTCCCCGGGCAGGAAGACCAGGATGTCACCCGGCCCCTCCGCCGAGAGCTCCTTGACCGCGTCCACGATCGCCTCGGTCTGGTCCCGGACGACGGGCTCGCCCTCGCCATCGTCCGGGTCGTCCGACGCGCCCAGCTCGTCGGGCAGCGCCATCAGCGGCCGGTAGCGCACCTCGACGGGATAGGTGCGACCGGAGACCTCGATGATCGGCGCGGGCTCGCCCGTCCGGGGGTCGGCGAAGTGCTCCGCGAACCGCTGGGTGTCGATGGTCGCCGAGGTGACGATCACCTTGAGGTCGGGCCGGCGGGGCAGCAGCCGCTTGAGGTAGCCCAGCAGGAAGTCGATGTTGAGCGAGCGCTCGTGCGCCTCGTCGATGATGATCGTGTCGTAGCGCTTGAGGTCGCGGTCGCGCTGCAGCTCCGCGAGCAGGATGCCGTCGGTCATCAGCTTGATCCGGCTCGCCGCCGAGGTGCGGTCGGTGAAGCGGACCTGGTAGCCCACGACGTCGCCGAGCTCGGTGCCGAGCTCCTCGGCGATCCGCTCCGCCACCGAGCGCGCCGCGATCCGACGCGGCTGGGTGTGCCCGATCAGACCGCCGTGGGGGCGGCCCGCGCCACGCCCCAGCTCGAGGCAGATCTTCGGCAGCTGGGTGGTCTTCCCGGAGCCGGTCTCGCCGGCCACGATGACGACCTGGTGGTCGCTGATGGCGGCCGCGATGTCCTCGCGTCGCTCGCTGACCGGAAGCTGCGGCGGGTAGGTGATCTCCATGTCGGGATCCATTCTCCCCGACTGCACCACCGGGTTCTGCGGCCCTCCGGTCGAGCCGTCACCTTCCACGGGTCGAGCCGTCACCTTCCGCGGGTCGAGCCGTCACCTTCCGCGGGTCGAATGGTCATGGCGTGACGCCGACCAGCGCCGGCAGCGACCCGGCGAGCAGCTGCACCACCTGCTCGCGGCCGACCCCGCCGGGATCCGCGACCCAGGAGAGCACCAGCTCCTCGGCGAAGGCCGCCCAGGCCCGGACCAGCAGCCGAGCCGCCGCGGTGTCAGGCAGCAGGCCGGTCTCGTCCTCCACGAAGATGCGGTCGGTCAGCGCCGCGCGGGCCTCGTCGTACACCTCCCGCAGGGTGGGGTCCGAGGCGGCGCCGCGCACCAGCGACAGGTAGCCCTCGTGGTTCTCCTCCACCCAGTCCAGATAGGCGGTCATCGAGCACAGCAGCCGCTCCAGCGGCTCGCCCGTGCTGGGGGGCGCGGTCTTCGCGAGCAGGTCGGCCGCTGCCCTGCGCACCACCGCCTCGCGGAAGCCGAGCTTGTCACCGAAGTAGTGGTAGAGCAGCCCGCGCGAGATGCCTGCCTCCTGGGCCATGGCGTCCACGGAGAGCTCGTCCAGCGAGCGCCGCGCGAAGAGCCGTACGCCGAGGTCGAGCAGCTGCTCGCGTCGCTGCGCGGGCGACAACCGGATCCGGGAGGCCATGCGAAAGAGTCTATTGACATCTGTTCAATAAGCAACCTACCGTCGGGTACATGAGTGAGATCGAGGTCGACCACCTGGTCATCGGGGCCGGTTTCGCCGGGTTGTGCGCGGCGATCAAGCTGGACGAGAGCGGCGAGCGCGACTTCGTCGTGGTCGAGAAGGACAGCGACGTCGGGGGCACCTGGCACATCAACACCTACCCGGGCGCGGAGTGCGACGTGCCGAGCCAGCTCTACAGCTACTCCTTCGCGCTGAACCCGGACTGGTCGAAGGTCTACTCCCCCCAGCAGGAGATCTGGGAGTACACCAAGCGGGTGGCCGAGCGCGCCGGCGTGCTCGACCGGTTCGTGCTCGGCACCGCCGTGGACGACGCCCACTGGGACGCCGGCCGGCAGCGCTGGCTCGTGAACACCAGCGCGGTCGGGAGCGGGGCGCGCACGACGTACGCCGCCCGGACGGTGATCGCCGGCAGCGGCGGCCTCTCCGAGCCGAGCCTGCCCGACATCGAGGGCATCGAGTCCTTCGCCGGCGCCACCTTCCACAGCGCCCGCTGGAACCACGATGTCGACCTGACCGGCAAGCGGGTGGCGGTGATCGGCACCGGCGCCTCGGCGATCCAACTCGTCCCGGAGGTCGCCAAGGTGGCCGGCCGGCTCGACGTCTACCAGCGCACCCCGAACTGGATCATCCCGCGCAACGAGCGCCACTTCAGCACGCTGGAGAAGACGTTGTTCCGGCATGTTCCGGGCGTCCAGCGCGCGGTGCGCGCCGGCGTCTACGCGATGCTCGAAGCGCGCGTGCCCGCCTTCACCCGCTTCCCGAGGGCGATGGCGGCGGTCGAGGCCCAGGTCAAGCGCAACATCGCCCAGGGCATCTCCGACCCGGAGCTGCGGGCGAAGGTCACCCCCACCTACCGCGCCGGATGCAAGCGGATCCTGGTCTCCAACAAGTGGTACCCGGCACTGGACCGGGACAACGTGGAGCTGATCACCGACGGCATCGCGCGGGTCACGCCCACCGGGATCGTGACCGCCGACGGGACCGAGCGCGAGGTCGACGTCCTGGTCATCGCGACCGGCTTCCACGTCACCGACCCGCCGATCGCCCAGCACCTGACCGGGCGCGAGGGGCGCACCCTGGCCGATGTGTGGGCCAAGACCGGGATGCGCGCCTACAAGGGGACGACCATCCACGGCTTCCCCAACCTGTTCCAGCTCGTCGGTCCCAACACAGCGCTGGGACACAGCTCGATGATCTTCATCATCGAGTCGCAGGTGCGCTACGTCGTCGACGCCGTCACCACGATGCGGCGCCAGGAGTGGGCGACCGTCGAGCCGACCCTCGCTGCCCAGGAGCAGTGGAGCGCTGCCGTCCAGCGCCGGATGCGGCGCACGGTGTGGACGACCGGCGGCTGCGCGAGCTGGTATCTGGACCAGTTCGGTCACAACACCACCCTGTGGCCCGGTCAGACCTTCACCTTCCGCCGGCGCCTCGCCCGCTTCGATCCCGAGCAGTACGACGTCACAGCACTCAGCAGCGTGTCCGACGACAAGGGCACGCCGACCGCCAAGGAGGCAGTCTCCGCATGAAGAACTTCAAGGACAAGGTCGTCGTCATCACCGGTGCCGGCTCCGGCATCGGCCGAGCGCTCGCCCTCGACTTCGCGGGCCGCGGCGCCCGGCTCGCGCTCTCCGACATCAACGAGGCCGGCCTCGCCCAGACGGTGGAGGCGGTCAAGGCCGCCGACGCCGAGGTCCGCTCGGACCGGCTCGACGTCGCCGACCGGGCAGCGTTCGAGGCGTACGCCGCCGAGATCGTGGCGCACTTCGGCGTGGTCAACGTGGTGATCAACAACGCCGGCGTCGCCCTGGCCGGCGATCTGGTCGACCTCGAGTGGGAGGACATCGACTGGATCCTGGGCATCAACTTCTACGGCGTGCTGCACGGCACCAAGTTCTTCCTGCCGGCCCTGATCGAGTCCGGCGACGCCCACCTGGTGAACATCTCCTCGCTCTTCGGGCTGGTCTCCATGCCCGGCCAATCGATGTACAACGCCGCCAAGTACGCCGTGCGCGGCATGACCGAGGCACTGCGCGAGGAGATGCTGATCGCCCGGACCGGGGTGGGCGTCACGGCCGTCCATCCCGGCGGGATCAAGACAGCGATCGCGCGCTCGGCCCGCACCTCGGCCAAGGAGGACCAGGAGGCCACCGCTCGGTTCTTCGACGAGAAGCTGGCTAAGACCACCCCCGAGAAGGCCGCTCAGGTGATCATCCGCGGCATCGAGAGGAAGCAGGCTCGCGTGCTGGTCGGCCTGGACGCGCACGCCATCCACAACTTCGGCAAGTTCACCGGCTCGCGCTACCAGGACCTGATCGCGCTGGGCGCGCGCAAGGTGATGCCGCCGAAGCGTTGAGGCGGCATCGCCGGGGCGGTCCTGGCGGAACGGCTGTCGGATGAGCCGTCTGGCCGGCCATCTCGTCCAGGACTACCCCAGCGCCGGCAGCGCGTCCGTCGCCTCGTACTGCCCCATCCCGGTCAGCTGCAGCAGGTCGACCAGCACCGAGCGCAGCTGCAGCAGCACACCCTCGGCGTTGATGACCTCCGAGCGCGGGACCCGTCCGGTGGCCTCGCCGATGGCCAGCAGCTCCGGCTGCACGGCGAGTGCCATCCGGTTCGCCCGCAGCTCGGTGACGATCTGGTCGGTGGCCAGCGCGAGTCGCAGGGCGAGCTCGGCGTACTCCTCGGGCACCGGCTGGCCACGGTAGGCGGCCACCGCGACCTGCCGGACCAGCACGCGGGTCGAGCGCAGCGCCCGGTCGAGCGGCTCGACCAGCTCGCTCATCGCCCGGAGGTTGGCGCGGTGCCGGACCCGGAACGGGCTCGAGGCGACGACGGACATGCCCTCGTCCGCCGCCGCCTGCAGCTCGCGCACGAGCGGGTCGGTGCTGCGCGCCTCGGCCAGCACCGCCATGCCGTGCACGGCGTCCGCCTCGCGCATCACCTCCGCCGCCGCCCGCAGCAGGGTGGAGATCTTGGCGACCACCACCGCCGCCTGCTCCCGCGGACGGCGCAGCGGCGCGGCCGGCACGATCGTCGCTGCGACCAGCGCCACCCCGCCGCCGACGAGCGCATCGGTCCACCGGGTCCAGGCGGTGCCCGAGCTCGGCACGAGCGCTGTGACGAAGATGCCCTGCACCGCCGCCTGGTTGACGAAGAGCTGGCCGCCGTTGACGAACAGTGCGATGGACATGCCCAGCGCGACGATCAGCATGATCTGCAGCGGGCCGGTGCCCAGCCACGCGACGAGCAGGTCGCCGAGCA from Nocardioides sp. BP30 encodes:
- a CDS encoding FUSC family protein, whose protein sequence is MRLRGEEARAAWRRGLARWKARRWQVAQCAIAAGVAWLLAHELLHHKAPVFAGVAAIVSLGTSYGQRLRRVAEVTLGVALGVLLGDLLVAWLGTGPLQIMLIVALGMSIALFVNGGQLFVNQAAVQGIFVTALVPSSGTAWTRWTDALVGGGVALVAATIVPAAPLRRPREQAAVVVAKISTLLRAAAEVMREADAVHGMAVLAEARSTDPLVRELQAAADEGMSVVASSPFRVRHRANLRAMSELVEPLDRALRSTRVLVRQVAVAAYRGQPVPEEYAELALRLALATDQIVTELRANRMALAVQPELLAIGEATGRVPRSEVINAEGVLLQLRSVLVDLLQLTGMGQYEATDALPALG